From one Halosimplex rubrum genomic stretch:
- a CDS encoding metal-dependent hydrolase — MWPWGHLAMAYLVYSLYARFGRGHRPTAAATLVVAFGSQFPDLVDKPLAWTLSILPTGRSLAHSLLVVGPVVALLYTVAAAREEGEEPLVVAFGIGALVHTFGDALYSLVALEFREAGFMLWPAVPPLESEVEQSFAAHFALVDLSPELSFEFLLVGVAAVVWRADGYPGLATVLALPGRAWRGVTGAE, encoded by the coding sequence ATGTGGCCCTGGGGACACCTCGCGATGGCGTATCTCGTCTACAGTCTCTACGCCCGATTCGGCCGCGGTCACCGCCCGACCGCGGCGGCCACGCTGGTCGTCGCGTTCGGGTCGCAGTTTCCGGATCTGGTCGACAAGCCGCTCGCGTGGACGCTGTCGATCCTGCCGACCGGCCGGTCGCTCGCCCACTCGCTGCTGGTCGTCGGGCCGGTCGTCGCGCTGCTGTACACCGTCGCCGCCGCCCGCGAGGAGGGCGAGGAGCCGCTCGTCGTCGCGTTCGGGATCGGCGCGCTCGTCCACACGTTCGGCGACGCGCTGTACTCGCTGGTCGCCCTGGAGTTCCGCGAGGCCGGGTTCATGCTGTGGCCCGCGGTCCCGCCGCTGGAGTCCGAGGTCGAGCAGAGCTTCGCGGCGCACTTCGCGCTGGTCGACCTCTCGCCGGAGCTGTCCTTCGAGTTCCTGCTCGTCGGGGTCGCCGCCGTCGTCTGGCGGGCCGACGGCTACCCCGGCCTCGCGACCGTCCTCGCGCTGCCCGGTCGCGCCTGGCGCGGCGTCACCGGGGCCGAGTGA
- a CDS encoding type IV pilin, with protein MNLSSRAVSPVIANILMVATVVILAATVSVFALGFVDEANQPGPVVGQSSGELLTQDGFDGGIVNITHVAGDTLSASALEIAVDAQGACGKSGRLVNLPASGGDPVPTSEYVRGDDIFDNSYNSVGGPIGEAGGQWQAGETATFRIAGTPCQLDSGDTITVRVVHTPTNSVVIKETLTVT; from the coding sequence GTGAATCTGTCGTCACGGGCCGTTTCACCAGTCATAGCGAACATTCTAATGGTCGCTACTGTGGTGATACTCGCTGCGACAGTTTCGGTGTTTGCGCTCGGTTTCGTCGACGAGGCTAACCAGCCCGGCCCCGTTGTTGGTCAATCGAGTGGTGAACTCCTGACACAAGACGGGTTCGATGGCGGAATCGTTAACATCACACACGTTGCAGGTGACACCTTATCCGCATCTGCCCTCGAAATCGCTGTCGATGCACAGGGCGCCTGCGGGAAGTCCGGTCGGTTAGTGAACCTGCCAGCGAGTGGTGGCGACCCGGTACCGACGAGCGAGTATGTTCGAGGCGACGATATTTTCGACAACTCATATAACTCAGTGGGCGGGCCAATTGGCGAAGCAGGCGGTCAGTGGCAGGCAGGCGAGACGGCAACGTTCCGAATCGCCGGGACGCCATGTCAACTTGATAGTGGTGATACGATTACCGTTCGCGTCGTCCACACGCCGACGAACTCGGTGGTAATCAAAGAGACACTGACCGTGACGTAG
- a CDS encoding amidohydrolase yields MTAAADLVLTNAEIHALTDPDETAEALAVRDGRIVAVGSAFDVEHLAGVETTVRDCEGRVVLPGFVDAHTHLPMVGRRLVNADLSAADSPGAAVDLLAARAAELDAEEGPDRWVLGFGYDESAWADDRYLTADDLDRVDTDRPVAAVREDMHLASLDSVALNRLRGSMPGADVRTRAGEPTGVVVERALDAVWDAIEPDRSAMGRAIRAATERATELGVVGVHDMVRRSVAPAVYRELDRVDELPIRVRLNYWSDHLDAVEELGLRTNHGSDRVRAGAIKTYTDGSIGGRTAKLSEPYADADPDDNESEAATGQWVVDPEELRDLVARADAADLQVTVHAIGDEAIRETLDALAAADGARHRIEHAEVLTDELVERIGESDVVASMQPNFLKWARADGLYAARLGDERRRASNRFADLQEAGADLAFGSDCMPLDPLFGVGQAATAPDDRQRLSVTEALRAYTSGAAYAGFDEDRLGTVEAGTLADLVVLDRSPWAVDPDEIGAIDVRTTLVGGEVVFDRDGPR; encoded by the coding sequence ATGACAGCGGCCGCGGATCTGGTGCTCACGAACGCAGAGATCCACGCGCTGACCGACCCCGACGAGACGGCCGAGGCCCTCGCCGTTCGAGACGGGCGGATCGTCGCGGTCGGCTCGGCCTTCGACGTCGAACACCTCGCCGGCGTCGAGACGACGGTCCGCGACTGCGAGGGCCGGGTCGTCCTCCCCGGCTTCGTCGACGCCCACACCCACTTGCCGATGGTCGGCCGCCGGCTGGTCAACGCCGACCTCTCGGCGGCGGACTCGCCCGGGGCGGCCGTCGACCTGCTCGCGGCCCGCGCGGCCGAACTCGACGCCGAGGAGGGACCGGACCGGTGGGTGCTGGGCTTCGGCTACGACGAGAGCGCGTGGGCCGACGACCGCTACCTCACCGCCGACGACCTGGACCGCGTGGACACGGACCGCCCGGTCGCGGCCGTCCGGGAGGACATGCACCTCGCGTCGCTCGACTCGGTGGCCCTGAACCGCCTGCGCGGGTCGATGCCCGGCGCGGACGTGCGCACCCGCGCCGGCGAGCCGACGGGCGTGGTCGTCGAGCGCGCCCTCGACGCGGTCTGGGACGCCATCGAACCCGACCGGTCCGCGATGGGTCGGGCGATCCGCGCCGCGACCGAGCGGGCGACGGAACTCGGTGTCGTCGGCGTCCACGACATGGTCCGCCGTTCGGTGGCGCCCGCCGTCTACCGCGAACTCGACCGGGTTGACGAACTCCCGATCCGGGTGCGGCTCAACTACTGGAGCGACCACCTCGACGCGGTCGAGGAGCTGGGCCTCCGGACGAACCACGGGAGCGACCGCGTCCGCGCCGGCGCGATCAAGACCTACACCGACGGCTCCATCGGTGGCCGCACCGCGAAGCTCTCCGAACCGTACGCCGACGCCGATCCCGACGATAACGAATCGGAAGCGGCCACCGGCCAGTGGGTCGTCGACCCCGAGGAGCTCCGCGACCTGGTCGCCCGCGCCGACGCGGCCGACCTGCAGGTCACCGTTCACGCCATCGGCGACGAGGCGATCCGGGAGACGCTGGACGCGCTCGCCGCCGCCGACGGCGCCCGCCACCGGATCGAACACGCCGAGGTGCTCACCGACGAGTTGGTCGAGCGAATCGGCGAGAGCGACGTCGTGGCGTCGATGCAGCCGAACTTCCTGAAGTGGGCGCGGGCGGACGGGCTGTACGCCGCCCGACTCGGTGACGAGCGCCGACGCGCCTCGAACCGGTTCGCCGACCTGCAGGAGGCGGGCGCGGACCTGGCCTTCGGGAGCGACTGCATGCCGCTCGACCCGCTGTTCGGCGTCGGGCAGGCGGCGACCGCCCCCGACGACCGCCAGCGGCTCTCGGTGACCGAGGCCCTGCGAGCGTACACGAGCGGCGCGGCCTACGCGGGGTTCGACGAGGACCGACTGGGCACCGTCGAGGCGGGCACGCTCGCCGACCTGGTGGTCCTCGACCGGTCGCCGTGGGCCGTCGACCCCGACGAGATCGGTGCCATCGACGTGCGGACGACGCTGGTCGGTGGCGAAGTCGTCTTCGACCGAGACGGCCCGCGGTGA
- a CDS encoding aldo/keto reductase, with the protein MNQRELGDSGVEVSEVGFGAWVVGTDWWGDRTREQAVDMLHHAVDQGITYFDTGDVYGHGDSEELVGDALGEYRDEVTVSTKVGYDFYNNPQAGHGELPKRVDPEWVETALDRSLDRLDMEYVDHLMLHNANVDEVDESVLETLDSLEESGRVDSVGWALGPSIGWLAEAEAAVEEGFDAVQLVFNVFEQTPGRHTIEAIRDLDAETSVVPRVPHSSGLLNEQVTPETELGEGDHRAHRPDEWYETGWEKVEALRFLEDPAGVEGTRTMAQASIRWLLGHDEVASVTPTFRTTDDIDEWAGAAEVPPLSDAEMERVEELYRDNFGVDRDDGMDALRSSVGGADLEGFDEQAAGD; encoded by the coding sequence ATGAACCAGCGCGAACTCGGCGATTCGGGCGTCGAAGTCAGCGAGGTCGGTTTCGGCGCGTGGGTCGTCGGCACCGATTGGTGGGGCGACCGCACGCGCGAGCAGGCCGTCGACATGCTCCACCACGCCGTCGACCAGGGGATCACCTACTTCGACACCGGCGACGTGTACGGCCACGGCGACAGCGAGGAACTCGTCGGCGACGCCCTCGGCGAGTACCGCGACGAAGTGACGGTCTCGACGAAGGTCGGCTACGACTTCTACAACAACCCCCAGGCCGGCCACGGCGAACTCCCCAAGCGCGTCGACCCCGAGTGGGTCGAGACGGCGCTCGACCGCTCGCTCGACAGGCTCGACATGGAGTACGTCGACCACCTGATGCTGCACAACGCCAACGTCGACGAGGTCGACGAGAGCGTGCTGGAGACGCTCGATTCGCTCGAAGAGTCGGGCCGCGTCGACTCCGTGGGCTGGGCCCTGGGCCCCTCGATCGGCTGGCTCGCCGAAGCGGAGGCGGCCGTCGAGGAGGGCTTCGACGCCGTCCAGCTCGTCTTCAACGTCTTCGAGCAGACGCCCGGTCGCCACACTATCGAGGCGATCCGCGACCTCGACGCCGAGACGAGCGTCGTCCCGCGGGTCCCCCACTCCTCCGGACTGCTGAACGAGCAGGTCACGCCCGAGACGGAGCTCGGCGAGGGCGACCACCGCGCCCACCGGCCCGACGAGTGGTACGAGACGGGCTGGGAGAAGGTCGAGGCGCTGCGGTTCCTCGAAGATCCGGCGGGCGTCGAGGGCACGCGGACGATGGCCCAGGCGTCGATCCGCTGGCTGCTCGGCCACGACGAGGTCGCGTCGGTCACGCCCACCTTCCGCACCACCGACGACATCGACGAGTGGGCCGGCGCCGCCGAGGTCCCGCCGCTGTCGGACGCCGAAATGGAGCGCGTCGAGGAACTGTATCGGGACAACTTCGGCGTCGACCGCGACGACGGCATGGACGCGCTGCGCTCGTCGGTCGGCGGCGCCGACCTCGAAGGCTTCGACGAGCAGGCCGCCGGCGACTGA
- the hmgA gene encoding hydroxymethylglutaryl-CoA reductase (NADPH), with product MTDDSDADGADADGGSDPEALADRVADGDLRLYELEDHADAETAATARRLVVERDTGVDLSATGDYAFAADSADSNIENLVGAAQLPVGVAGPVTVRGEAADGDFYLPIATTEGALVASVNRGCAAISAAGGATARVTKRGMTRAPVFRVDGVAEGAEVAEWVEENEDRLAEAAESTTGHGRLQSVTPYLVGDSVFLRFSYDTGDANGMNMATIATRAAAEVVEDETPASLVALSGNLCTDKKPAAINAVEGRGHTVTADVTIPRETVEERLGTTPEAVEEANTRKNLIGSAKAGSLGFNAQAANVVAGVFIATGQDEAHVVEGSNCITTVEARDGVSASEASGGSGERSSAGELYASVNLASLQVGTVGGGTDLATQSEMLDVVGVAGGGDPVGSNADALAEVIAAGALAGELSLVSALASRHLSSAHEELGR from the coding sequence ATGACCGACGACTCCGACGCCGACGGTGCGGACGCGGACGGAGGGAGCGACCCCGAGGCCCTCGCCGACCGCGTCGCCGACGGCGACCTGCGACTCTACGAACTCGAGGACCACGCCGACGCCGAGACCGCGGCGACCGCCCGCCGGCTCGTCGTCGAGCGCGACACCGGCGTCGACCTCTCGGCGACCGGCGACTACGCCTTCGCGGCCGACTCGGCCGACTCGAACATCGAGAACCTCGTCGGCGCCGCGCAGCTCCCAGTCGGCGTCGCCGGCCCCGTCACGGTCCGCGGCGAGGCCGCGGACGGCGACTTCTACCTCCCCATCGCCACTACCGAGGGGGCCCTGGTCGCCAGCGTCAACCGCGGCTGTGCGGCCATCTCCGCCGCCGGCGGCGCGACCGCTCGGGTGACCAAGCGCGGGATGACCCGCGCGCCCGTCTTCCGCGTCGACGGCGTGGCCGAGGGCGCCGAGGTCGCCGAGTGGGTCGAGGAAAACGAGGACCGACTCGCCGAGGCGGCCGAGTCGACGACCGGCCACGGCCGCCTGCAGTCGGTGACGCCCTACCTCGTCGGCGACTCCGTCTTCCTGCGGTTCTCCTACGACACGGGCGACGCCAACGGGATGAACATGGCGACCATCGCGACGCGGGCGGCCGCCGAGGTGGTCGAGGACGAAACCCCGGCCTCCCTCGTGGCGCTGTCGGGCAACCTCTGCACGGACAAGAAGCCCGCGGCCATCAACGCCGTCGAGGGCCGCGGCCACACCGTCACGGCCGACGTGACCATCCCCCGCGAGACCGTCGAGGAGCGCTTGGGCACCACGCCCGAGGCCGTCGAGGAGGCCAACACCCGCAAGAACCTGATCGGCAGCGCCAAGGCGGGGAGCCTGGGGTTCAACGCCCAGGCGGCCAACGTCGTCGCCGGCGTGTTCATCGCCACCGGCCAGGACGAGGCCCACGTCGTCGAGGGGTCCAACTGCATCACGACCGTCGAGGCCCGCGACGGGGTCTCCGCGAGCGAAGCGAGCGGAGGCTCGGGAGAGCGGAGCTCTGCCGGTGAACTGTACGCCAGCGTCAACCTCGCCAGCCTGCAGGTCGGCACCGTCGGCGGCGGCACGGATCTCGCGACCCAGTCGGAGATGCTCGACGTGGTCGGCGTCGCCGGCGGCGGCGACCCGGTCGGGTCGAACGCCGACGCGCTCGCGGAGGTCATCGCCGCCGGCGCGCTCGCGGGCGAACTCTCCCTGGTCTCGGCGCTGGCCTCCCGGCACCTCTCCAGCGCCCACGAGGAACTCGGGCGGTAG
- a CDS encoding DUF7089 family protein — protein sequence MFSERDLSAELAAVRDEHAPDALVLDCARDFETLPAAQAEDLALVTDALDPRSYPDEWLPADAPELLRRYAGDELTVGAPGDGGVAWTRQTDPPVVLVKPRLEGSPDAFVDFLVAEALVQVGLDLPEHFLGFFGERYRDLAAAGEGRLDPTSTYQLAVALYDAYLGLSTRETFADWTDDHPDLFDAWADAGERLEPRLADLATELARGETGFGDAAELACAAVKHGREPPTPFGALDTEAYREYGADYAVQWAEKTFDRLD from the coding sequence ATGTTCAGCGAACGGGACCTCTCGGCGGAGCTCGCTGCGGTCCGTGACGAACACGCGCCCGACGCGCTCGTGCTCGACTGCGCGCGGGACTTCGAGACGCTCCCCGCCGCCCAGGCCGAGGACCTGGCGCTCGTCACCGACGCTCTCGACCCCCGGTCGTACCCCGACGAGTGGCTCCCCGCCGACGCCCCCGAACTGCTCCGGCGGTACGCGGGCGACGAGCTGACCGTCGGCGCGCCCGGCGACGGCGGCGTCGCCTGGACGCGCCAGACCGACCCGCCGGTCGTCCTCGTCAAGCCTCGCCTGGAGGGGTCGCCCGACGCGTTCGTCGACTTCCTCGTGGCGGAGGCGCTCGTCCAGGTCGGGCTGGACCTGCCGGAACACTTCCTCGGCTTCTTCGGTGAGCGCTACCGCGACCTCGCCGCCGCCGGCGAGGGGCGCCTCGACCCGACGAGCACCTATCAACTGGCCGTCGCGCTCTACGACGCCTACCTGGGTCTGTCCACCCGCGAGACGTTCGCCGACTGGACCGACGACCATCCCGACCTCTTCGACGCGTGGGCCGACGCGGGCGAACGCCTCGAACCCCGACTCGCCGACCTCGCGACGGAACTGGCCCGCGGCGAGACGGGATTCGGCGACGCCGCCGAGCTGGCCTGTGCAGCCGTCAAACACGGGCGAGAGCCGCCGACTCCCTTCGGCGCGCTCGACACCGAAGCCTACCGCGAGTACGGCGCCGACTACGCCGTCCAGTGGGCCGAGAAGACCTTCGACCGACTGGACTGA
- a CDS encoding CocE/NonD family hydrolase, whose product MTDQSNDGDGESATGSAPVSRRRLLASVTAAAGTSAVTGRAYATAVGDTDGTADAGGAIREEAWVETGVDTDDDGTADRIHVRVSYPEGATDGERPPVIAIASPYHGEQTHGDATAAMYYDRSIAPAADDASGAATSASEPATLGDPSTGGGPGPGHSPIGDPATARRAERRYVPQGYALARVSSLGTARSTGCYTAAGPPTVSALESVVDWFNGRATAYDAPEGGAEVAADWTNGRTGMIGASALGELANGTATTGVDGLETIVPQSANVGQYGLFRSNGTPISVVPDGSEGMTDIGTWIQASNARRDDCARWTERAEDGQDLATGDYNDFWHERTFLADADAVDCSVLIAHAVDDPIVKPNNAADWYETLAARDVPLKLWLYEGGHRGPAGEAWERTLDRWWAHWLKDEDTDVMDEDPVTVVHGRSAAEGSMETYAEWPAPAAEPATVRFGSGGATSGAVTTGEPGSGTESLVDDPSTPATDLVAAEESSHRLRYETPPLAEPVHVSGRVVPSLSLSLDEPTVVSVALVEYGRYSADIVTRGWADPLNRPSYRDHDAPLAYRQSLRDSAPLPEDGSVRVEFPLQATDHVFEAGSRVGLVVYASDNQFTLHPPGNRTVELSLADSAVDLPVAGGESALSGAFADESTDTARPTGTATATDSSAGTTAGAEPTTDSPTATAGRPTGTTDGPVESTVVPEGDATVGGTTSGDGPGFGVGGALASIFGLGGLIRRYSDGED is encoded by the coding sequence ATGACGGACCAGTCGAACGACGGCGACGGCGAGAGCGCCACCGGGTCGGCGCCGGTGTCCAGGCGCCGACTGCTGGCCTCGGTGACGGCTGCGGCCGGCACGAGCGCGGTCACCGGGCGTGCGTACGCGACGGCGGTCGGCGACACGGACGGCACCGCCGACGCCGGCGGCGCGATCCGGGAGGAGGCCTGGGTCGAGACTGGCGTCGACACGGACGACGACGGGACCGCCGACCGCATCCACGTCAGGGTGTCGTACCCCGAGGGGGCGACCGACGGCGAGCGACCGCCCGTGATCGCGATCGCGAGCCCGTATCACGGCGAGCAGACCCACGGCGACGCGACCGCGGCGATGTACTACGACCGGTCGATCGCGCCCGCCGCGGACGACGCCAGCGGCGCAGCGACGAGCGCGAGCGAACCCGCGACGCTCGGCGATCCGTCGACCGGCGGGGGGCCGGGACCCGGGCACTCGCCGATCGGCGACCCCGCGACAGCCCGGCGGGCCGAACGTCGGTACGTCCCCCAGGGATACGCCCTCGCTCGGGTCTCCTCGCTGGGGACGGCCCGCTCGACGGGCTGTTACACCGCCGCCGGGCCGCCGACGGTGTCCGCGCTCGAATCGGTCGTCGACTGGTTCAACGGCCGCGCGACGGCCTACGACGCGCCTGAGGGCGGCGCGGAAGTCGCGGCCGACTGGACCAACGGCCGGACGGGGATGATCGGCGCGTCGGCGCTGGGCGAACTCGCCAACGGCACGGCGACGACCGGCGTCGACGGCCTGGAGACGATCGTCCCCCAGTCGGCGAACGTCGGCCAGTACGGCCTCTTCCGCTCGAACGGCACCCCGATATCGGTCGTTCCCGACGGGAGCGAGGGGATGACCGACATCGGGACGTGGATCCAGGCGAGCAACGCCAGGCGCGACGACTGCGCTCGCTGGACCGAGCGCGCCGAGGACGGGCAGGACCTGGCGACGGGCGACTACAACGACTTCTGGCACGAGCGCACGTTCCTCGCCGACGCCGACGCGGTCGACTGTTCGGTCCTGATCGCCCACGCGGTCGACGACCCGATCGTCAAGCCGAACAACGCCGCCGACTGGTACGAGACGCTGGCCGCCCGCGACGTGCCGCTGAAGCTCTGGCTCTACGAGGGCGGCCACAGGGGCCCCGCCGGCGAGGCGTGGGAGCGGACCCTCGACCGCTGGTGGGCCCACTGGCTGAAAGACGAAGACACCGACGTGATGGACGAGGACCCGGTCACCGTCGTCCACGGCCGGTCGGCGGCCGAGGGGTCGATGGAGACCTACGCCGAGTGGCCGGCCCCGGCCGCCGAGCCCGCGACCGTCCGGTTCGGGTCCGGCGGCGCGACGAGCGGCGCCGTGACGACGGGCGAACCGGGCTCCGGGACGGAGTCGCTCGTCGACGACCCGTCGACGCCGGCGACGGACCTGGTCGCCGCCGAGGAGTCGTCCCACCGCCTGCGTTACGAGACGCCGCCGCTCGCGGAGCCGGTCCACGTCAGCGGGCGGGTCGTCCCGTCGCTGTCGCTGTCGCTCGACGAGCCGACCGTCGTCAGCGTCGCCCTGGTCGAGTACGGCCGCTACTCGGCCGATATCGTCACCCGCGGCTGGGCGGACCCGCTGAACCGACCGTCCTACCGCGACCACGACGCGCCGCTGGCCTACCGCCAGTCGCTCCGGGACTCGGCCCCGCTGCCCGAGGACGGGTCTGTCCGAGTCGAGTTCCCGCTGCAGGCGACCGACCACGTCTTCGAAGCCGGTTCGCGGGTCGGGCTCGTCGTCTACGCCAGCGACAACCAGTTCACGCTCCACCCGCCCGGAAACCGGACCGTCGAGCTGTCCCTGGCCGACAGCGCCGTCGACCTGCCCGTCGCCGGCGGCGAGTCGGCGCTCTCCGGCGCGTTCGCGGACGAGTCGACCGACACCGCGCGGCCGACCGGCACCGCGACGGCCACCGACTCGTCGGCCGGGACGACGGCGGGCGCCGAGCCCACGACCGATTCGCCGACCGCGACCGCGGGCCGGCCGACCGGGACGACCGACGGACCGGTCGAGTCCACCGTGGTCCCGGAGGGTGACGCGACGGTCGGCGGGACCACGAGCGGCGACGGGCCGGGCTTCGGCGTCGGCGGCGCCCTGGCGTCGATCTTCGGCCTCGGTGGCCTCATTCGACGATATTCCGACGGGGAAGACTGA
- a CDS encoding CPBP family intramembrane glutamic endopeptidase yields the protein MSPSEGRGLRGVFWNDRERRPRAPWRLALALVALLGGGVGGVLGASALVALAPGTAGATLTALVTVAARTLQIAGFVAGVLAAAWLVDRRRLSDMGLDRSPAWWADLAFGLALGVALPGLVFAVELAVGFLRVTGTVVARADPTLAVGPGVAPALALALTLAYFVGVGVFEELLFRGYLLTNVAEGLAGWRGIGLGGAFAGATVVSSLAFGVGHGLNPNVTVLALVNIALFGGLFAASYLLTGRIAAAVGLHVTWNFSIASLFGFPVSGFTTPVTVVAVEQSGPAVLTGGSFGPEGGLIALGALVVGFGALAGWVRWREGELRWRESVARPALRGAPGDGAGTPTRDDLERADEPSTE from the coding sequence ATGTCACCGTCCGAGGGGCGGGGCCTCCGCGGGGTCTTCTGGAACGACCGCGAGCGGCGGCCCCGGGCACCCTGGCGGCTCGCGCTCGCGCTCGTCGCCCTCCTCGGCGGCGGCGTCGGGGGCGTCCTCGGCGCGTCGGCCCTGGTCGCGCTCGCACCCGGTACCGCCGGAGCCACGCTGACCGCGCTCGTCACCGTCGCCGCCCGCACCCTCCAGATCGCCGGCTTCGTCGCCGGGGTCCTCGCCGCGGCGTGGCTGGTCGACCGCCGCCGGCTCTCGGACATGGGCCTCGACCGCTCGCCGGCGTGGTGGGCCGACCTCGCGTTCGGACTCGCGCTGGGCGTCGCGCTCCCGGGGCTCGTGTTCGCGGTCGAACTCGCCGTCGGCTTCCTGCGCGTGACCGGCACCGTCGTCGCCAGGGCCGACCCCACGCTCGCCGTCGGCCCGGGCGTCGCACCCGCGCTCGCGCTCGCGCTCACCCTCGCGTACTTCGTCGGCGTCGGCGTCTTCGAGGAGTTGCTCTTCCGCGGGTACCTGCTCACCAACGTCGCCGAGGGGCTCGCCGGCTGGCGCGGGATCGGCCTCGGCGGCGCGTTCGCCGGCGCGACCGTCGTCTCCAGCCTCGCCTTCGGCGTCGGCCACGGCCTGAACCCGAACGTCACCGTCCTGGCGCTCGTCAACATCGCGCTGTTCGGCGGCCTGTTCGCCGCCAGCTACCTCCTGACCGGCCGGATCGCCGCCGCCGTCGGCCTCCACGTCACCTGGAATTTCTCGATCGCCTCCCTCTTTGGCTTCCCCGTCAGCGGCTTCACGACCCCCGTCACGGTCGTCGCCGTCGAGCAGTCCGGCCCCGCGGTCCTCACGGGCGGCTCGTTCGGCCCCGAGGGCGGCCTGATCGCGCTCGGCGCGCTCGTCGTCGGGTTCGGCGCGCTGGCCGGCTGGGTCCGCTGGCGCGAGGGGGAGCTGCGGTGGCGCGAGTCGGTCGCGCGGCCGGCGCTCAGGGGAGCGCCGGGCGACGGTGCTGGGACCCCGACGCGGGACGACCTCGAACGCGCCGACGAACCGTCGACCGAGTAG
- a CDS encoding DUF5817 domain-containing protein — protein MYAVVGCSDCSMLWVVEGRPETSQCPRCGTTRQYAKRKKFVSTDEEDHAREVRASMLANRQGHGDAFAELDSFSEMERQLDDVGPSDTEYLEGSGLDADAVAEAGERAMESSGSKSRKERVRDAVREVDEATEDAVVEDAAERGVDAEYTRKTLEKLVRAGEATENRGTYRLL, from the coding sequence ATGTACGCCGTCGTGGGCTGTAGCGACTGTTCGATGCTCTGGGTCGTCGAGGGGCGCCCGGAGACCAGCCAGTGTCCCCGCTGCGGGACGACCCGCCAGTACGCAAAGCGCAAGAAGTTCGTCTCCACCGACGAGGAGGACCACGCCCGGGAGGTGCGCGCGTCGATGCTCGCCAACCGCCAGGGCCACGGCGACGCCTTCGCCGAACTCGACTCCTTCTCGGAGATGGAGCGCCAGCTCGACGACGTGGGGCCCTCCGACACCGAGTATCTGGAGGGGTCGGGACTCGACGCCGACGCGGTCGCCGAGGCGGGCGAGCGGGCGATGGAGTCGAGCGGGTCGAAGAGCCGCAAAGAGCGCGTCCGCGACGCCGTTCGCGAGGTCGACGAGGCGACCGAGGACGCGGTCGTCGAGGACGCCGCCGAGCGGGGCGTCGACGCCGAGTACACCCGAAAGACGCTCGAAAAGCTCGTCCGGGCGGGCGAGGCGACGGAGAACCGCGGGACCTACCGACTACTCTAG
- a CDS encoding DUF5809 family protein: protein MDTEGTIAPATAAAARERYEALGPTAQVVVKETAKAMEMDAEEYRDRVTSEVVETARDALFASMLEVRVGSREAFDEWVADNDGYEVHEVGNENVDRVVWHAAPAADTVVAATFHEEREAAVGTLRRQAFGRIYREMVTDGDATGTDERGEGADGASDE from the coding sequence ATGGACACCGAGGGGACGATCGCGCCGGCGACCGCCGCCGCGGCCCGCGAGCGCTACGAGGCGCTCGGGCCGACGGCGCAGGTCGTCGTCAAGGAGACCGCGAAGGCCATGGAAATGGACGCCGAGGAGTACCGCGACCGCGTGACGAGCGAGGTCGTCGAGACCGCCCGCGACGCGCTGTTCGCCTCCATGCTGGAGGTCCGCGTCGGCTCGCGCGAGGCGTTCGACGAGTGGGTCGCCGACAACGACGGCTACGAGGTCCACGAGGTCGGCAACGAGAACGTCGACCGCGTCGTCTGGCACGCCGCGCCGGCGGCCGACACCGTCGTCGCCGCGACCTTCCACGAGGAGCGCGAGGCCGCCGTCGGCACGCTCCGCCGGCAGGCGTTCGGCCGGATCTACCGCGAGATGGTGACCGACGGTGACGCCACTGGAACCGACGAGCGCGGCGAGGGGGCGGACGGAGCGAGCGACGAGTAG
- a CDS encoding DUF5810 domain-containing protein has translation MGYACPVCGDPQTDAEHLANHLAFTAMLRGGDHEAWLDDRVDDWAEMDPPDLAERVVDHADEAEFPQVFEDTTGGDHDSGHGHDHGHQHGGGNRGDGRGPGAADAVENAAPGGVADLDEFEGETDDVLAEAKELTRRRRENAGDDGSGDGATDDGDAADAADADADGDETGDS, from the coding sequence ATGGGCTACGCGTGTCCCGTCTGTGGCGACCCCCAGACCGACGCCGAGCACCTCGCCAACCACCTCGCGTTCACGGCCATGCTCCGCGGGGGCGACCACGAGGCGTGGCTCGACGACCGCGTCGACGACTGGGCGGAGATGGACCCGCCGGATCTCGCCGAGCGCGTCGTCGACCACGCCGACGAGGCGGAGTTCCCGCAGGTCTTCGAGGACACCACCGGCGGCGACCACGACAGCGGTCACGGCCACGACCACGGACACCAACACGGGGGCGGGAACCGCGGTGACGGTCGAGGCCCGGGCGCCGCCGACGCCGTCGAGAACGCGGCGCCGGGCGGCGTCGCCGACCTCGACGAGTTCGAAGGCGAGACCGACGACGTACTCGCCGAAGCGAAGGAGCTGACCCGCCGGCGCCGGGAGAACGCCGGCGACGACGGCTCTGGGGACGGTGCCACCGACGACGGCGACGCCGCGGACGCGGCCGACGCCGACGCCGACGGCGACGAAACCGGGGACTCCTAA